From Puntigrus tetrazona isolate hp1 chromosome 8, ASM1883169v1, whole genome shotgun sequence, the proteins below share one genomic window:
- the cttnbp2nlb gene encoding CTTNBP2 N-terminal like b, whose protein sequence is MKGSRMNVETLSKAELLMLLSILEGELEAQDVVIHTLRAQQRDAFAQERYGHYNLRDPFVALLRDSELSQAQDDGGQSPVCLNPLGVLKLVMAHCTNMKEKMMKQLAAAERRHRRVIADLEEEKRRRAQDNAAGDDITAMLEKERDRLLQQLEFERAQIERLEREHSVLSNQAEEDLAQQQQLSSTLAKECQKATARAEEESHRVAELSRQLEKETSTIKSLKGELESKHAHAQQIEARAERKLAELDTEREQMRGKLLKEEKRYQELLEKFNSLKKELDEMKESEKAGLEKDNEENVKTPQKATTGITPSLSQTEVDGKAIASKSSSQPKLNGHHTPREPESPADERCKEVGSVDTGVMLPGGSGALQCLSPSSPASSSLSSSPCSSPVLTKRLASIGCSSPTYPASYQASINQRFQAARHKFQQQAEAEQQHGATIVHSPRDLSPTAAAPTTPDNSTAKQIARNTVTQVLSRFTSQQATSKLPPSNSSPFGTDYRNLAAASSPTGKSPGVMSPGIRSPIIPRAEKIHPPPIPPKKQGVNQSPGSLLPSGRASHFPELSGSCGLTSGQEDAKELDLVMSSSS, encoded by the exons GCACAACAGAGAGATGCATTTGCACAGGAGCGATATGGACATTACAACCTCCGTGACCCCTTCGTAGCGCTGCTGAGAGACAGCGAGCTGTCGCAGGCTCAGGATGATGGAGGGCAGAGTCCCGTGTGTCTGAACCCGCTGGGTGTGTTGAAGCTGGTGATGGCCCACTGCACCAACATGAAGGAGAAAATGATGAAACAGCTCGCTGCTGCAGAGAGGAGACACAGAAGG GTAATAGCTGATTTAGAAGAAGAGAAACGGCGGCGTGCTCAAGACAATGCTGCAGGTGATGACATCACGGCCATGCTGGAGAAGGAACGGGACAGACTTCTGCAGCAG CTGGAGTTCGAGAGGGCCCAAATCGAGCGTTTAGAACGTGAGCATTCAGTCTTGTCGAATCAAGCTGAGGAGGATTTAGCACAACAGCAACAGTTATCCTCGACGCTAGCGAAAGAATGTCAGAAGGCTACAGCACGGGCAGAGGAGGAGAGCCACCGGGTTGCAGAGCTCAGCCGCCAACTGGAAAAGGAGACAAGTACCATCAAATCCCTAAAGGGGGAGCTGGAGAGCAAACACGCTCATGCTCAGCAGATAGAGGCAAGAGCTGAGAGAAAGCTCGCCGAATTGGATACAGAGCGTGAACAGATGAGAGGTAAACTACTGAAGGAAGAAAAACGATATCAGGAGCTTTTGGAGAAGTTCAATAGTCTAAAGAAAGAGTtggatgaaatgaaagaaagtgaAAAGGCAGGACTGGAAAAGGAcaatgaagaaaatgtaaaaactccACAGAAAGCAACCACAGGGATCACGCCTTCTCTTAGTCAAACAGAGGTTGACGGCAAAGCCATTGCATCTAAATCATCTTCGCAACCCAAGTTAAATGGTCACCACACTCCCAGAGAACCAGAGTCTCCAGCAGACGAGAGGTGCAAGGAAGTGGGATCGGTGGACACTGGGGTAATGCTCCCTGGAGGAAGTGGAGCCTTGCAGTGTCTCTCCCCCAGCAGTCCCGCCTCGTCCTCTCTTAGCTCATCTCCTTGCTCTTCCCCAGTACTGACCAAGCGTCTAGCCTCTATAGGCTGCTCTAGTCCGACCTATCCGGCCTCTTACCAGGCCAGCATCAATCAGCGATTCCAAGCAGCACGCCACAAGTTTCAGCAGCAAGCTGAGGCAGAGCAGCAACACGGAGCAACCATTGTCCACTCTCCTCGAGATCTCTCTCCTACTGCCGCCGCTCCTACTACCCCAGACAATTCTACTGCAAAGCAGATTGCCCGCAACACTGTCACTCAGGTGCTGTCAAGGTTCACAAGCCAACAAGCGACAAGTAAACTCCCTCCATCCAACAGCTCGCCCTTTGGCACTGATTACCGTAACCTGGCCGCAGCCTCCTCGCCGACGGGGAAGAGCCCAGGGGTTATGTCACCAGGGATCCGCTCCCCAATAATTCCTAGGGCGGAGAAGATTCATCCACCGCCTATTCCTCCTAAGAAGCAGGGGGTCAACCAGTCTCCCGGCTCACTGCTTCCTTCTGGGAGGGCCAGCCACTTCCCTGAGCTCTCTGGGAGCTGCGGTCTCACCAGTGGT